CGCCAACCAGCACCAGAATGGCCGCCGCACGACCGGCAAGACGGCGATCGTCAAAGGCGTTGTAGAGCGCGATGATGCCCACATACAGAAACAGCAGAACGAGTTCGGACGTCAGGCGCGCATCCCACACCCACCAGGTTCCCCACATCGGTTTCCCCCAGGTGGCGCCCGTCGTCAGCGCAATAAAGGTAAACACCGCGCCGACCGGTGCCATCGCCGCCACGGCAAGTTCTGCCGTTTTTGACTGCCGAATCATCCCGATCAGCGCAAATATCGCCATCACGGCATAGACGCCCATCGACCACACGGCCGCTGGTACATGCAGATACATGATGCGATACCCTTGCCCTTGCTGGTAATCCGCAGGCGCAAACCCAAATCCCAGCAGACAACCGCCGAGCAGCAACGCGGCGCTGATCAGGGCAACCCAGGGGATAAGCCTGCCGCAAAGGCCATAAAGGCGATCCGGCTGCGTAAGCTGATAGTTTTTTTTCAACATAATCGTGTGCTCACTTTGCGTAAAACGCATCCCAATGGGACGATGAAGGCGATCCTGAGATCGGAAAATTATTGAATGCTCACCCGCAACGCCGCCGCCGTGGCAAACGGGCTCAGGGTGGCGCTGCCCGCCAGAAAGGCACCGAGGATCGCCAGATACCCACCGACCGGCAGTTGCATCATCGCGGCCTCGACCGCCGCCGTCGCAAATATCAACAACGGTATGGTGAGCGGCAAAACCAGCAGGCTTAACAGCACGCCGCTGCGGCGCAGCCCGACCGTTAATCCCGCGCCAATAGCACCCAGAAAACTGAGCGTTGGCGTACAGAGCAACAGCGTTAACGCCATTACCCACCAGCCGTGGCTGTCCAACCCAAACAGCAACGCCGCCAGCGGCGAAAGCAGGAGCAGCGGCAACCCGCTAACCATCCAGTGCACCACCACTTTCGCCAGCACCACTAACGGCAGCGGCAAAGGCAGCAGTATCAGCTGTTCCAGCGAGCCATCCTGATAGTCATCGCGGAAAAGGCGATCCATCCCCAGCAGCGAAGCGAGCAACGCCGCCACCCACACCACGCCGGGTGCCACACGCATCAATAGCTGCGGCTCTGGTCCAATAGCCAGAGGAAATAAGATGATGACGATCAGGAAGAACCACAGCGGGTTAAGAATTTCCGCGTTATTGCGCAACGCAACGCGCAGCTCTCGAGCAATCAGCCGCCGCATGATGGGGTTCCCTCACTCGGCGTAAGCTGGATACAGCGAATATCCTGAGCGAACGGACGCAGCGGCTGATGGGTGGTTAAAATGATAATGCCGCCGCGCGCAATATGGTGCTCCATGCGCTGTGTCAGCATTTCGACGCCCGCTACGTCAAGCGCGGTCAGTGGTTCATCCAGAATCCACAGCGGGACGTCGGTGAGCCACAAACGTGCCAGTGCAACACGGCGCTGTTGCCCCGCCGAGAGGCGCGCCACGGGCACGTCTTCATAGCCAGCCAGCCCGACGGCGGCCAACGCTTGCCAGAGTGCATCCTGATGCTGCTGCGGAGAGAAAAAGCGCAGGTTCTCTTCACCCGTCAGGACGCTCTTGATGCCCGGCTGATGACCTAACCACAGAAGCTGCTGATTAAACTGCTCGCGTATGCGGTTGATGCGCTGACCTTGCCAGCAGATTTCCCCCGATTCAGGCGTCGCCAGACCGCTTAAAATGCGCAACAGCGATGTTTTACCCACCCCGTTGGCACCGGCAATCTGCACCATGTCTCCCGCACTGGCGGTAAACGACAACGCGCTGAACAGCACATGCTCATCGCGTATGCAAACCACATCGCGCGCTTCTAACATCGGGGTGTACTCCTACTTTCTTAGTGGCTATAGAATAACATGACGTTCTAACTCCCCCTCTTGGGGGTCGTAACCCTAAAGGGTTAATCTTTTTTATTGAGATCAATAAAGTCGGCGATTCCGGTTATTTCTGTCATCATGACGGTGCAAAAAACCGCGCAGGCACCGCTGAATCGTGAGGAGTCACGCACTATTTCTGGCTGTTCTTCAGCAGCGTTGCCGTGTTGATCGCCTCGATCAACTGGACGCGATTAACCCGCGGACTGTAGGTATCCAGTAAGCGCTGCCAAATCGTAATCGCGCGGGCATAGTCCGCTTTCAGGAACGCATCAGACGCTAGCAGCATTAGCGCCGTCACTTCATTGGCATCCAGCGCCAGCGCTTTATCGACCATCTCCTGCATCGGCGGCGTAACAGCCTGACCGGACTGGTAATACAGCACCGTCGCCAGTGCCGAATACAGTTCCGCGCTGTCGCCCTTCAACGCAATCGCCTGCCGATAAGCCCGCAGCGCGTTGTCGTAGGCATTACGGTAAAGATAATATTCACCTAGCTCAGCCCAGAGGACGCTGTTGCCCGGTGTTTTACGAATGTTGTCCTGCAAGGTAGTAAGCTGTTTTTCCTGTTGCTGCGCGTCGCTAAAATCGTGTAGCGGATCGGCAAGCCGCTGGCGCTCCGCTTGGACGAGCTCGCCGCGCGGGCTTAGCGCGTAGAGCGCCGCACTACTCAAGAAAATAACGATGACGGCAACCACAACGGCGATGGTGGGCATCGGACGCGACGTGAAGGAGGGACGTGATATTAGCGGCAGATCGTGCGACAGTTCGCGCCCCAGCATCTTTGCCTCATGCTCGGACAGATGCTTTCCTGCCTGTTCACACTGAAAATGCCAGATGCGCTCCGCTAAACGCGGTAGCGTGTCGTCGTTCTCCGGCTTGCGTAGGGGCAATAGCGGCCACAGCAGTCCGGTAATCAGAATAATGGCGACAGCGGCGATCAATACCTCTAACAGGCTCATGGGCGCGCCCCTCGGCTCTGTCGCCGCATCACGCGCCACGCAATAACCACAATCGCTACCAGCAAGAGCAACGGCGTGAACCAAAGTATGCCGGTTTGCATTTTCATCGGTGGGTTGTACTGAACAAAATCGCCATAGCGCTGATTCATAAACGCGATAATTTCTGACTTATCTTTGCCCTGCTCCACCATGGAAAAAACCTCATGGCGCATGCTGACTGCTACAGGTGAGTTCGATTCCAGCAGACTTTGGTTCTGGCATTGCGGACAGCGTAATTCCCCAGCAATCGCCAACGCATCCTGACGCTGTGCCTGACTGGAAAATACCCAGGTATCGACCACCTGAGCCTGCACAGAAAAAACCAGTAGCATAAGGAGAAGCGCAAGGGGTTTAGTCATCGGCCCGTCTCCCTCGGAACCACCCCAGCAGCGCGCCCACAACCATCAGCATGCCACCGCCCCATACCCAGCGAACACCGGTTTGCACATAGAAACGCATCGCATAGCGGTTTTCGCCAGTTTTCTCTCCCATCACGGCATACCATTCTCTGATTGGCTCCCAGGCAATGCCCGGTTCAACCATCTGCTGTTTACGTGCGTTGTAATAACGACGTTCCGGCATGATGCGGGCGATCGGTGAGTCGCCACGATAAATCGCAATCACGGCCTGCTCGGCGGTGTAATTCTGTGCTGCGACTAACTCCAGCTGTAAAAATCGGAAATGGTAGTCGCCCAGCGTGACCTGTTCTCCCTGACCCACATTGGCGCTGATTTCCTGCTTGCTGCCCGCAGAGAACGCGATGCCCAGAGCAAATAACGCCACGCCCGAATGTGCCAACAATGCAGGAAGCTGCTGACGTATCGCCGACAGCGGCTGTAACCACTGTGCGGCCATAACCCAGCCGATCAGACCCGCAGCCAACGCGACGGCGTACCCATGCGGCCATAAGACCAGCGTGATAATGACGCCGATAGCCAGCGTCACGTCGAAACGCCGGACTGGCCATCGCGCACTGCGTTTCCAGTAGCCGCCCGCCGCTGCCCCGATGAGCAACAGCATCAGGCCACCGAAGGGCAAGAGCACGCGGTTGAAATAGGGCGCACCTACCGAGATTTTCCCCCAGCCCGCCAGCCCATAGATCATCGGGTAAAGCGTGCCAAGTAATACCACCAGCGCGACGGCACTGAATAACAGCAGCACCAGCAATATCGCCATTTCCCGCGACCAGCCGGAGAAACGGGCAGCAGAATGGACAAGCTGAGCACACCAGCCATAAACCGCCAACGCCACCATACTCAAGCAGGCGAACAGAATAAAGAGAGGCACCGCACGGTCATGTTCGAGCGCGAACGCATGAACCGACACCAGTATCCCGGAGCGCACAATCAGCGTGCCCAACTGGCATAAAATGAACGTCAGCAACGCCAGTATCAGCGACCAATGTCGGAAGATGCCGCGCATGCGGGTGACAGACAGGCTGTGCAGTAATGCGCTGGCCGTAAGCCACGGGAGCAGCGAGGCGTTCTCTACCGGATCCCAGAACCACCATCCGCCCCAGCCCAGTTCGTTATAGGCCCACCACGATCCGAGGATAATGCCCAGCGTTAACAGGCTCCAGGCGGGCAGTGTCCAGCGCCAGCAAATCCAGGCGGCTGGCGCAGTAAACTCACCATGAATCAGGGCGGCTAACGCCAGCGCCGCACTCACGGTTAACCCGCCATAGCCCAGATAGAGCAACGGCGGATGAAGGATAAGGCCAATGTGTTGCAACATGGGGTTGAGATCTCTCCCCGCCACCGCAGGCGGGAAGAGACGCACAAAGGGATCGGAGAAAAAGACAATGAACACCAGCAACGCAGTCGCGATCACGGCCAGCATCGCCAGCGTCAGCGGAAACAGATCGCTCTCCGCCTTACGATAGCGACAGGCGAACGCGGCGCTCCAACCGGTTAAACATAGCAGCCACAGCAACAACGAGCCTTCATGCCCGCCCCAGACCGCCGCAATTTTTAGCCCCAGCGGTAAATCACGATGGCTATGCTGGGCGACGTAATTAACAGAAAAATCATCCTGTACCACGCTCAGCGTCAGCGCGATAAACGCAAACAGCACGAGGCCAAACAGTACCAACGTCCAGCACCGCGCCAGTCGGTAAGTACCCGACCAGCGCAGGGAGTAGCCTGAAAATGTCAGCAACGCCGTCGCCACACCGACGCAAACCGCCAGCGACAGCGCGACATACCCAAATTCTGGCAATAGCAACATCAACCGGCCTCTTGCTGGGAATTAGACAACGGTTAACTGCCCCGCATAGAGGATAAAGAAGCGCAGCAGCAAGACCCCCACCAGACTCATGCCACAAACCGCCAGCACCCCATAGTGCGAATGCTGTCGGTTAGCCCATGACTTGAGCAGCAAGGGAATGACCAATCCAATCCCTACCACGCCCAGCCAGAACCACATGGCCCAGAACCCGCCGCCCACGGCAGCCACTAGCGCCCGCTGCTTCCCATCGTCCCCTAAAGCAAGGCCGATAAAGAACGCAAACAGTAAGAAGATTTCTAGCCACACGACCGGCATTTCGACACGGTGTACAAAGTGCGCTTCTTCGCTATGCGGATTGCGGCGATAGCGGCAGGCCATGGCGATCAGCGCGACAGCGGCACCGGAGGACACCCCCGAAAACAGGAATAGCGCGGGTAAAATCGGGTTATTCAGCAGCGGATAGGTCTTCAGCGCGGAGAGTAAAAAACCGGTATAAGCCCCTAACATCACCGCCAACAGTAACATCACGATATCCAGCGATTTCTGCATCGGAGCCAGCCAGCTGAGCACCTTAGGCAGGATACTCAGCTTCGGCAGCCAGCGTTGTTGCAGTGCTATAGCCTGCTCGCTAAAAATGTTGATCAGCCAGACTGCCAACGCCGCCATGTAAACCTGAAACAGCATGACCCCAACGGACATCACCGAGGTAAAGCTGTAATGAAACATGAGCTTCCAGAACGTCCAGGGGCGCGTCAGGTGGAAGACCAGAATCAGCAATCCCAGAATGATGGTGCACGGTGCAAGAATCAGCGTCGTGCGCATTAACGTACTGTCGGCGGTTGCCTGCTCAGGATGGTAGCGCCGCAGTAAGGCCGACAGCGTCACCAGCCCCGCAGAGATGCCGACCAAAAACAGGTAAATCGCAATCGGCCAGTCCCAGACTAACGAATCAAAATGGAATGCGCTTGAAGACACGGGCGTCATTGATGAACCTCCCCGTATTTAAACGGTACGCGATAAACCTTAGGACGAGTGCCGAGCGCGATTTTGTAGCGGTACGTCGGCTGTTGACGAAGCAGGCGGGAAATCTCACTGTCAGGATCGTCAAGGTTACCGAACGTCAGCGCCTTCGTCGGACAAGACAGCACACAGGCAGGTAGCTTCCCTTGTTTCAGATTGGTCTTGCGGCAAAAATCACACTTGTCCGCCGTTTTCGTTTTCGGATGAATAAAGCGCACTTGATAAGGGCAGGCAGCAATACAGTATTGGCAACCTACACACAGATCGGGATTCACATCCACGATGCCGCTTGCCGCATCGCGAAACGACGCCCCAGTCGGACACACGTCAACACAGGGCGCATGATCGCAGTGCTGACAGGAGTGACGGAAAAAGCGATATTTCACGTCAGGGAAAGTCCCGATCGGTTCACTGCGAATGATCGTCAGACGTGAGACGCCTTCCGGCACCTGATTGACCTCACGGCAGGCGTCCATGCACGCCGTACAGCCGATACAGAGCGATTCATCGTGGATCATGCCGTAGCGGACGCCGTTGATATTCAGCGTCTGTGCGACAACCTGCCCCGCCGTACTGGTGAGGGCAATGAGCCCCCCCATACGGGCAAGAAATTGACGGCGAGAGCAACTCATGGCTGCCTCTTATTACCCAGATGCACTGAGGCTGGGTTGAAGTCTGGGTTATTGCGCTGATCGCTATGGCAATCCACGCACAGTTTGATGCGGCTCTTGTCGTTCAGCGTCTGCATACTGTCTTGCGTGGGGTGCAACTGGTGGCAACTGGCACAGGCCACTTTCGCGACATGCACATCGTGTGGCCAAAACGATTTCTGCAACTGCTCCGGGGTATGGCATGACATGCAGACGCTGTTTTGCTCTTCCACCTTATACATCGGGAAGTTAAAGCGCATGACATCTTTAACGCCTTCGCGGTGCAGCAGCGATGGCTTGCCATGACAATTCGTACAGGTCACCTGCTGTTGATTGTGCGGGTTGACGGCAGAGGCATGTTTGCCCTGCATGCCATCCTCTTCCGGTTTATGGCACTGTAGACACGCCTCATCGGGATTGCGTTGTGGCATGACCTCCCAGCGCTCTCCTTTTTCCGCCTGAGGTGCGGGCTGCGTCAGCCCTGGCAAGGCCCAAAGCATGCCTGATACCAGCACCCCGGCAGTCAATAACGAACGTAATACGCTCATATCCACTCCACTTTATGATCGCCCGCGTCCACAGGCGATGGGGTTATTAGTTCAGTCGTCCCGCTTTACGCGCTTGCTCATCCCACTGCGGCACTACCGTATTCAGGAAATCCTGTTTTTCGGCGTTGATCTGCTGCATGTTGAGCCCAATCGCCTGCTGCGCTTTCTCTTTCGTCGAGATATCCGGCAGCTTGACTTCGCCTGTCACCCCTTTTTGTGCCAACAGACGAACCAGTTTGGTTCTCGCCTCGGCGGATTTACTCAGCGAGGTGCCGAGCATCCGTAAGCCTTCATCCGGCGCATGCATGTGAATACCGTGAGAGGCAACCGCCAGATCCCAACGCCACTGCGCATGACGGATATCCATCAGAATCGGCTGCATTTCTGCTTCGGTTGCACCGGCATCCCAGGCCGCTTTAGCCTCAAAGTGCGCATGAACCAATTGCTCTTCTGCTTTCAGTTTTAATTCCTGAATCGCTGTTTTACGTTCAGCAACAACCGTCTGCATTGCCGCTTTATCCTGCGTGTGGCAATTGGTACAGGTTTCGCCGTAGTTGTCGAAGGGGTTACCTATCTTGTGATCGGTATACAGCTTGCCGTCTGCGTTTTTCACTTTCGGCATATGGCAGTCGATACAGGTCACGTTGTTTTTACCGTGAATACCAATGCTCCAGGTTTCATACTCTGGATGTTGGGCTTTCAGCATCGGCGCGCGGGAAAGGGAATTGGTCCAGTCGGAGAAGGAAATAGCGTCATAGTATTTTTCCATGTCTTCGACTTTCGTGCCGTTATCCCATGGGAACTTCACGGCTTTGTCTTTACCGGAAAAATAATACTCCACGTGGCACTGTCCACAGACCATGGACTGCTGCCCGAACCGGCTGGCGCTGTCAAACGGCTTGCCAAGGGTTTCCATTGCGCGTTCCGCATATGGGCGGGACAGCGTCAACGCCGGCTTGCCCTGAGCAAAATCCGGGGATGCGGTGTCATGGCAATCTGCACAGCCGAGATCGTTAGTAATCTCCGGCCCGCCCCGCGCCCACTTACCTTTGAAGTAGCCGTCCTCACCCTCCTGTTGGATCAAGCGGGCGACATCCGGGCTTTTACAGCTCCAGCACGCCATCGGCAACGGGCCATCTTCAGCCGTCTTCGGTGCACCGGTACGCAGCGTTTCGCGCACGTCCGTTATGGCGTAGGCATGGCCGCGCGGCTTGTTATAGTCTCTGGAAAAGGGGTAACCCGCCCAGAGGACCACCATCATGGGGTCTTCTGCCAACGCATCATGACGTTCAGACTGTTCAGTGGTCGCTTTCCACGAGTTGAACTGATCGGGGTGTTGATTAGTGAATACGGAGTTTCTTGCTTCTATCGGGGCGAGTGGTGGTGACACCGGAGCATCAGCGGAATAGGCTGGAATCAGTAGAAAGAGACTGGCTACCATGCCCCATAGATAGGAGACTGACATGCTTATCCTGACCATGCGTTTGTGTCCACATTAAGCCGCCTACTGGCGGTCATTTTAGTTATCTATTCGACAGAAACCACACCAACTGTCGTGACATTGCTCGGTGCTATAAATAGCAAAAAGATGCATTAAAAATATTGTTTTTGATCAAAGGTAAAGAAAAGTAATGAATCGTATCGAAAGTTATATGAGGATTGTCTCAGTCACGGAGGGGGCATCGCAGAATATGGCAAGGGGCTTAAACACGGGGGGACTTAAAAATTAAGCACTTAAAAACCGGGCGTTTAAGGATCAAGACAGGTGGCGCGAGCACTGGGATGACGCGCCCATCTCGGCAGTTCATCCCAGTTCATTTGCTGATACAGCGCGGCGTTTTGCCCGATAGAGCACATCAGAAGCTAAATAAGTGGAGCTTAAGTGAAAAATAGCCCCCCACAGTATGCCCTTCCGAGATTTTTATTTCCCTTGACCATAGGCTAACGTCAGCTTGGCGTAGAAATCTTCCAGCGTGAAGCGGGCATCAACGGCGTTATACACTCGAATCTGGCGCGCATTGTCCTGCGGTACATAGGTCAGATCGTCGTTTAACTGTGGGGCATTGACCAGCGTGTAATGGTATTCGTGATCGTCCAGCAGCAGAGAAACCGAGGGATTATCACCCAGTACCCAGACTTCGCTTTTCGGCCAGGGAACATCTTTGATGGTTTCGGAAATTGCACGATTAAACTCGATTAGCTGTTGCCACAGGTACTCCCCGACCTTCCCCTGTGGCTTAACGCGCACGGCAAGCTCAGACAGCGAGACGCGTACGGACATATAGACATTATGTGGCACTTGCCACAATGGCACCTGAGACTTGAATACGTTGTTCGCCGCAACCGGATCGTTGAACATGTTGTATTCCCAGCCGCCTTTCGGGTAAGGCATACCGCCAATCCACACCACCGTCATTTTGCTGGCGATCGTCGGTTCAGCCTGTAGCGCGGCAGCGATATCCGTAATCGGCCCCATGACTAGCACAAACAGGGGATGCGAATCGTCTTTTAACGCCTCCTTGATCAGCATTTGCGCACCCTCACTCAACGCAGGCGCACCACCGTCGGTTTTCAGCGCTTGCGTTGCCCCGCGATAAACAGGGACGTCAGTCTTTCCCATTACGTTCATCAGGCGTTGAAGTTCATGATAGCTTTCCATCATGCTGTTTTCGCCATTACGTTTCATCAACGGCGCGGTACGCGAATAATGGGCAGCAATCAATCCTTTCACCTGCATCGTTGGCGTCAGCACCGCATGGGCAACGGCAAAATCATCGTCAGCCTCGTTTTTCGCATCGGCGCTGATAATGACGCGAATCTGTTTATGATCGGCAACGTCAAAAGGTGACGTTTGTGCCTGAGCGGTGAGCACGCTGAAGAAGGGCAACGCCACGATCAACATGGCACATCGGGAAAAATACCGGTGAATAGACATAATTATCCTTAATTGTGATGGGCAATCGTTGATATGACAGCTTGATGATTCAAACTGCCATCAGAGAAAGCGAGCCTGCGAACATTCAGCCCGCCGCATGCAGACACTATTTAAAAAGTTTCTGAACAAATTCACTGTAGGCCGGCCGCCAGACATCCATCTCATGGCCGAGGTTAGGATAGTGGCGGCAATCAAACTGGATGTTTTTCTGCTCCAGTACCGTTTTCAGGCCAGCAATATCCTTACCCGTGATGTTGTCCGTTTCGCCAATCACCACCGTAAAGTTCTTCAGTTGCCGATTAATCTGCTCCGGTCGTTCAAACTGTGCCGCAACCGCCGTGTTTGGCACCGTTTCTGTGGTCACGCCGCTGAACGTTGCCAGCCAGCCGAAATGATCCAGGTGGCTCATGCCGGATACCAGTGCCTGATAACCGCCCTGAGACAGCCCAGCCAGCGCTCTGCCGTTTGCATCCTGACGGACATTAAAACGTTTGCCGATCTCGGGGATAATGTCATGGATGAGTTCCCTGTCCGCCGCGAGCGCGTTACGCGGATAGAACACGTTGCGGCGCTCCTGCGGTGGATACGCTTCAGGGATAATCCCCGGAACGTCGGTTTCCGTATCAGGGACGACGACCAGCATTGGCTCAATTTTTTTCTCTGCCAGCAGGTTATCCATTATCTGCGGTATCCGCCCCTGCACCACGGCTGATGCGCCCGTGTCACCGAAGCCATGATAGAAGTACAGCACCGGCAGCGGTTTTGACGATTCGCTATACCCCGGCGGCGTCCAGACATAGACCTGACGCTCTGATTTCAATGCTTTCGAGTGATAGGTCAGCGTTCTTAACTCACCGTGTGGTACCTGACGCACATCCAGAATGCTCCCCGGTACCAGAATCAGACTGGTATTCACCTGACGCTGTGGTTTAGTAAACGCCGTGCCAGTATCGATGGTACGAAAACCATCGACGCTGAAGAAATATTCATACAGGTTCGGTGCCAGCGCAGGCGTTTTGAACGACCACACGCCGGACTCATCTTTCGTCATCGCATGGGACACGATGCTATCGGGCGTCGAACCAGTAAAAACACTGACCTGTTTCGCTGTAGGCGAAAACAAGCGAAAAGTAATGCTGCTATCGGCATTAACCGCCGTGACGTACTGGCTTACAGGAACCGTTGCCGCAGGCATAACAGGAAAATCAGCAGGGAGTGCCGATGCGTTAACAGAAACGCCAGCCAGAACCCCGAAAGTTAATAATGATAACGATATTTTCTTCATGTTCATTCGCATAACCCCATCCCGACCATTACGTAATCGAGTCTGTTTTTGCTAAATATGACAGCACCGCCGCAGCGGTGCCGACGTGATGAGAGCAATTACCACCAGACTTCCGCCTGAACCCCCAAAGAGAATTGATCGCTCTTGCTGTCGTTAAACGTGGCCTGACTGATGTCGTTATCTTCAATTTTTAGGTAAGTACCATAAAAACGAATTTCTGGTCGTGACGTCAGCATACTGGTATTCACTTTGATGGCATGATATAGCGTCGTTTTATAACCGGATTCATGGTAATTCACACCGTTCGTTTTATTAGTTTGGTTAAAGTATGCCAATTCCACGCCAGTCTGATTGAACTTATCCCAAATATAGGCGGGACGAAGTACCGCACGGATACTGTCAAAGTCAGTATTTGCACCCGTGTCATAACTGTAGATATCGTTACCTTTTGAATAGACCAGTGCATTGGCCATAATAATATCATCACGCAAATACATTTCCCCTTGCGAGATCACACGAAATGCATTCCCTGAATGGTTACCGTAGTAATCGCCATTACGGCTATACGTCGGGTTAGCATCGGATATATTAGCAAAACCGCTGGCGATAGCATTGCTGGCACCTTGTACGGTAAATTCATTAAATCCGCCGTTATATAAT
The window above is part of the Pectobacterium araliae genome. Proteins encoded here:
- a CDS encoding heme ABC transporter permease → MLKKNYQLTQPDRLYGLCGRLIPWVALISAALLLGGCLLGFGFAPADYQQGQGYRIMYLHVPAAVWSMGVYAVMAIFALIGMIRQSKTAELAVAAMAPVGAVFTFIALTTGATWGKPMWGTWWVWDARLTSELVLLFLYVGIIALYNAFDDRRLAGRAAAILVLVGVVNLPIIHFSVEWWNTLHQGSTKMQKTIDPAMRLPLRIMMLGFMNLFVTLSLMRLRNLILVQQRRAPWVAALLNKGGIA
- the ccmB gene encoding heme exporter protein CcmB, coding for MRRLIARELRVALRNNAEILNPLWFFLIVIILFPLAIGPEPQLLMRVAPGVVWVAALLASLLGMDRLFRDDYQDGSLEQLILLPLPLPLVVLAKVVVHWMVSGLPLLLLSPLAALLFGLDSHGWWVMALTLLLCTPTLSFLGAIGAGLTVGLRRSGVLLSLLVLPLTIPLLIFATAAVEAAMMQLPVGGYLAILGAFLAGSATLSPFATAAALRVSIQ
- the ccmA gene encoding cytochrome c biogenesis heme-transporting ATPase CcmA; this translates as MLEARDVVCIRDEHVLFSALSFTASAGDMVQIAGANGVGKTSLLRILSGLATPESGEICWQGQRINRIREQFNQQLLWLGHQPGIKSVLTGEENLRFFSPQQHQDALWQALAAVGLAGYEDVPVARLSAGQQRRVALARLWLTDVPLWILDEPLTALDVAGVEMLTQRMEHHIARGGIIILTTHQPLRPFAQDIRCIQLTPSEGTPSCGG
- the nrfG gene encoding heme lyase NrfEFG subunit NrfG; translated protein: MSLLEVLIAAVAIILITGLLWPLLPLRKPENDDTLPRLAERIWHFQCEQAGKHLSEHEAKMLGRELSHDLPLISRPSFTSRPMPTIAVVVAVIVIFLSSAALYALSPRGELVQAERQRLADPLHDFSDAQQQEKQLTTLQDNIRKTPGNSVLWAELGEYYLYRNAYDNALRAYRQAIALKGDSAELYSALATVLYYQSGQAVTPPMQEMVDKALALDANEVTALMLLASDAFLKADYARAITIWQRLLDTYSPRVNRVQLIEAINTATLLKNSQK
- the nrfF gene encoding heme lyase NrfEFG subunit NrfF; the encoded protein is MTKPLALLLMLLVFSVQAQVVDTWVFSSQAQRQDALAIAGELRCPQCQNQSLLESNSPVAVSMRHEVFSMVEQGKDKSEIIAFMNQRYGDFVQYNPPMKMQTGILWFTPLLLLVAIVVIAWRVMRRQSRGARP
- a CDS encoding heme lyase CcmF/NrfE family subunit — its product is MLLLPEFGYVALSLAVCVGVATALLTFSGYSLRWSGTYRLARCWTLVLFGLVLFAFIALTLSVVQDDFSVNYVAQHSHRDLPLGLKIAAVWGGHEGSLLLWLLCLTGWSAAFACRYRKAESDLFPLTLAMLAVIATALLVFIVFFSDPFVRLFPPAVAGRDLNPMLQHIGLILHPPLLYLGYGGLTVSAALALAALIHGEFTAPAAWICWRWTLPAWSLLTLGIILGSWWAYNELGWGGWWFWDPVENASLLPWLTASALLHSLSVTRMRGIFRHWSLILALLTFILCQLGTLIVRSGILVSVHAFALEHDRAVPLFILFACLSMVALAVYGWCAQLVHSAARFSGWSREMAILLVLLLFSAVALVVLLGTLYPMIYGLAGWGKISVGAPYFNRVLLPFGGLMLLLIGAAAGGYWKRSARWPVRRFDVTLAIGVIITLVLWPHGYAVALAAGLIGWVMAAQWLQPLSAIRQQLPALLAHSGVALFALGIAFSAGSKQEISANVGQGEQVTLGDYHFRFLQLELVAAQNYTAEQAVIAIYRGDSPIARIMPERRYYNARKQQMVEPGIAWEPIREWYAVMGEKTGENRYAMRFYVQTGVRWVWGGGMLMVVGALLGWFRGRRADD
- the nrfD gene encoding cytochrome c nitrite reductase subunit NrfD, whose product is MTPVSSSAFHFDSLVWDWPIAIYLFLVGISAGLVTLSALLRRYHPEQATADSTLMRTTLILAPCTIILGLLILVFHLTRPWTFWKLMFHYSFTSVMSVGVMLFQVYMAALAVWLINIFSEQAIALQQRWLPKLSILPKVLSWLAPMQKSLDIVMLLLAVMLGAYTGFLLSALKTYPLLNNPILPALFLFSGVSSGAAVALIAMACRYRRNPHSEEAHFVHRVEMPVVWLEIFLLFAFFIGLALGDDGKQRALVAAVGGGFWAMWFWLGVVGIGLVIPLLLKSWANRQHSHYGVLAVCGMSLVGVLLLRFFILYAGQLTVV
- the nrfC gene encoding cytochrome c nitrite reductase Fe-S protein, translating into MSCSRRQFLARMGGLIALTSTAGQVVAQTLNINGVRYGMIHDESLCIGCTACMDACREVNQVPEGVSRLTIIRSEPIGTFPDVKYRFFRHSCQHCDHAPCVDVCPTGASFRDAASGIVDVNPDLCVGCQYCIAACPYQVRFIHPKTKTADKCDFCRKTNLKQGKLPACVLSCPTKALTFGNLDDPDSEISRLLRQQPTYRYKIALGTRPKVYRVPFKYGEVHQ
- the nrfB gene encoding cytochrome c nitrite reductase pentaheme subunit, yielding MSVLRSLLTAGVLVSGMLWALPGLTQPAPQAEKGERWEVMPQRNPDEACLQCHKPEEDGMQGKHASAVNPHNQQQVTCTNCHGKPSLLHREGVKDVMRFNFPMYKVEEQNSVCMSCHTPEQLQKSFWPHDVHVAKVACASCHQLHPTQDSMQTLNDKSRIKLCVDCHSDQRNNPDFNPASVHLGNKRQP
- the nrfA gene encoding ammonia-forming nitrite reductase cytochrome c552 subunit codes for the protein MVRISMSVSYLWGMVASLFLLIPAYSADAPVSPPLAPIEARNSVFTNQHPDQFNSWKATTEQSERHDALAEDPMMVVLWAGYPFSRDYNKPRGHAYAITDVRETLRTGAPKTAEDGPLPMACWSCKSPDVARLIQQEGEDGYFKGKWARGGPEITNDLGCADCHDTASPDFAQGKPALTLSRPYAERAMETLGKPFDSASRFGQQSMVCGQCHVEYYFSGKDKAVKFPWDNGTKVEDMEKYYDAISFSDWTNSLSRAPMLKAQHPEYETWSIGIHGKNNVTCIDCHMPKVKNADGKLYTDHKIGNPFDNYGETCTNCHTQDKAAMQTVVAERKTAIQELKLKAEEQLVHAHFEAKAAWDAGATEAEMQPILMDIRHAQWRWDLAVASHGIHMHAPDEGLRMLGTSLSKSAEARTKLVRLLAQKGVTGEVKLPDISTKEKAQQAIGLNMQQINAEKQDFLNTVVPQWDEQARKAGRLN